The Mauremys reevesii isolate NIE-2019 linkage group 1, ASM1616193v1, whole genome shotgun sequence genome has a segment encoding these proteins:
- the LOC120395242 gene encoding olfactory receptor 52R1-like — MSDSNTTNFTNPSTFILLGIPGLEAAHIWISIPFCTMYAIAIMGNFTILFIVKMEPSLHEPMFYFLCMLAVTDLVLSTSILPKTLSIFWFNSREISFSACLTQMYFVHSFSAMESGILVAMAFDRYVAICHPMRHSAILTNSVVAKIGLAVVLRSGILALPYPFLARQWPYCRTNIIPHFYCRHIAVVKLACTDIRISSYYGLFNLFFVSGMDVFFITMSYTQILWAIIRLPTKDARLKTFGTCISHLCAILALYIPDFFSSLTQRFGHNVPLHLRILFASVYILVPPMVHPIIYGVRTKQIRGRLLQLFTHKET, encoded by the coding sequence atgtcagattccaacacaaccaacttcaccaacccctccacatTCATCCtactgggcattcctggcctagaggcagcccatatctggatctccatccccttctgcaccatgtacgccatagccatcatggggaacttcaccatcctgttcattgtgaagatggagccgagcctccatgagcccatgttctatttcctctgcatgctggctgtcaccgacctggtcctgtccacgtccatcctgcccaaaacgctgagcatcttctggttcaattccagggagatcagtttcagtgcctgcctcacccagatgtactttgtTCACTCCTTCTCAGCAATGGAGTCTGGgatcctcgtggccatggcttttgatcgctacgtggccatctgccatcccatGAGACATTCCGCCATCCTCACAAACTCTGTTGTGGCCAAGATCGGCCTGGCTGTGGTGCTGCGCAGTGGCATACTCGCAttaccctatcccttcctggcgaggcagtggccatattgcagaaccaacatcatcccccacttcTATTGTCGGCATatagctgtggtgaagctggcctgcacTGACATCCgcatcagtagttactatggcctgTTTAATCTTTTCTTTGTGAGCGGaatggatgtgttttttatcacAATGTCCTACACTCAGATCCTCTGGGCCATCATtcgcctccccacaaaggatgcccggctcaaaacttttgggacctgcatctctcatctttgtgccatcttagctttgtacatcccagattttttctcctctctcacacagcggtttggccacaatgtgccaCTGCATTTACGCATTCTCTTTGCCAGTGTGTACATTCTGGTGCCCCCTATGGTACATCCCATCATttacggggtgaggaccaaacagatccggggcaggctgctccagctctttactcataaagagACCTAA
- the LOC120397530 gene encoding olfactory receptor 52R1-like: protein MSDSNTTDFTNPSTFILLGIPGLEAAHIWISIPFCAMYAIALFGNFTILFIVKREPSLHEPMFYFLSMLAITDLLISTSTLPKMLSIFWFNSREISFSACLTQMYFVHSFSAMESGILVAMALDRYVAICHPLRHSTILTNSVVAKIGLAVVLRSGILTLPYPFLARQWPYCRTNIIPHSYCRHIAVVNLACADIRISSYYGLFNLFSVNGMDVVFIAVSYTLILRAIFHLPTKDDRLKTFETCTSHLCAILALYIPDFFSSLTQRFGHNVSRHFLVLIANVYLLVPPVLHPIIYGVRTKQIQVRLLQLSFNKET, encoded by the coding sequence atgtcagattccaacacaactgaCTTCAcaaacccctccaccttcatcctactTGGCATTCCTGGCCTAGAGGCAGCTCATATCTGGATTTCCATTCCCTTCTGTGCTATGTACGCCATAGCCTTGTtcgggaacttcaccatcctgttcatcgtcaagagggagccgagcctccacgagcccatgttctatttcctcagcatgctggccatcactgacctgctcatttccacatccaccctgcccaaaatgctgagcatcttctggttcaattccagggagatcagtttcagtgcctgcctcacccagatgtactttgtTCACTCCTTCTCAGCgatggagtctggaatcctcgtggccatggctCTGGATCGCTATGtcgccatctgccatcccctgagacattccaccatcctgacaaactctgTTGTGGCCAAGATAGGCCTGGCGGTGGTGCTGCGCAGTGGCATACTCACAttaccctatcccttcctggcgaggcagtggccatattgcagaaccaacatcatcccccactccTATTGTCGACATATAGCTGTGGTGAACCTGGCCTGCGCTGACATCCgcatcagtagttactatggcctgTTTAATCTTTTCTCTGTGAACGGAATGGATGTGGTTTTTATTGCCGTGTCCTATACCCTGATCCTCCGGGCCATCTTCCATCTCCCCACAAAGGATGACCGGCTCAAAACTTTTGAGACGTGCAcctctcatctttgtgccatcttAGCTTTGTACATCCCAGATTTCTTCTCCTCTCTCACACAGCGGTTTGGCCACAATGTTTCCCGACACTTCCTCGTTCTTATTGCCAATGTGTATCTGCTGGTGCCCCCCGTCCTACACCCCATCAtttatggggtgaggaccaaacagatccaggTCAGGCTGCTCCAGCTCTCTTTTAACAAAGAGACCTAA